In one window of Halodesulfovibrio marinisediminis DSM 17456 DNA:
- a CDS encoding FAD-binding and (Fe-S)-binding domain-containing protein yields the protein MHSTPHTAFYNDLLSIIPKKRIYKDPLQVLAYGTDASFYRLIPKMVVDAENEEEVLQLLRFADKHRVPVTFRAAGTSLSGQGISDSVLVRIGDSWRNYRIAENATRFVVQPGLIGGHANRALLPFGRKIGPDPASIDSAKIGGIVANNASGMCCGVAENSYKTLHSMRLALYDGTLLDTACEESKQAFEEKHSEVVKGLLGIRERVMEDKELADLIAKKFKIKNTTGYSLNAIVDFDDPFEILQHLMVGSEGTLGFISEVTYRTVIEPKYKATALAMFPSLKDACLATMELKKQPVSAVELMDERSLRSVSDKPGMPDSIKGIAPGTTSLLIETASNDPFEIEQKVEAIIASIDHINKIEPVEFCHDPVQCARFWAVRKGLFPAVGAVRDVGTTVIIEDVAFPAESFAEGVARLDELLKKYKYDLAIMFGHALEGNLHFVFTQDFGIDSEIERYQAFMDEVCIMVATEYKGSLKAEHGTGRNMAPFVELEWGKKAHDLMREIKKLLDPYNLLNPGVIINDDPRAHLTALKPLPAAHDIVDKCIECGFCEPVCPSANVTFTPRQRITSLRELYRLKDSSIDQKELKKMWAEYNYLGIETCATDGLCHTRCPVDINTGSMIKELRAQHASSFANSIADWVGRNFSTVAKGVQIALKGANLAHRLFGTRVMDSGANVLRVVSLKKIPLWNKEMPTSAGPIKPVPINEGNPDKIVYFPSCISRTMGPSKDDSESTDISQKTIQLLLKAGYEVLFPSNMQNLCCGQAFASKGYTAQGETKSKELSDALLTISENGKYPVLCDTSPCLHRMLDYMDKRLTLYDPIRFCLECLPERLDFVKVPRKIAIHPTCTVREMNLVEPLVELANMCAEKVVLPDDVYCCGFAGDRGFSFPELNKAALADLPKQVQDCEEAYSTSRTCEVGLSLHSGLKYRNIMYLVDDATVVKKG from the coding sequence ATGCATTCAACGCCACACACAGCTTTTTATAATGATTTATTGTCCATAATTCCGAAAAAAAGAATTTATAAAGATCCGTTACAGGTACTTGCATATGGAACAGATGCCAGCTTCTATCGTCTGATTCCTAAGATGGTAGTAGATGCAGAGAATGAGGAGGAAGTGCTGCAGCTACTACGATTCGCCGATAAGCATAGGGTTCCGGTAACGTTCCGTGCAGCGGGAACAAGTTTGTCCGGTCAGGGAATATCCGACTCTGTACTCGTGCGTATTGGTGATTCTTGGCGCAATTATCGAATAGCGGAAAATGCTACACGTTTTGTTGTGCAGCCGGGACTTATAGGTGGTCATGCCAACAGGGCACTTTTACCGTTTGGTAGAAAAATAGGTCCTGATCCGGCTTCGATTGATAGCGCAAAGATTGGCGGTATTGTTGCTAACAACGCATCAGGCATGTGTTGTGGCGTTGCGGAAAATAGTTATAAGACACTGCATAGTATGCGTCTTGCACTGTATGACGGCACACTGCTGGATACAGCGTGTGAAGAGAGCAAACAGGCTTTTGAAGAAAAACATTCGGAAGTGGTGAAAGGTCTTTTAGGTATTCGTGAACGTGTCATGGAAGATAAGGAACTGGCCGACCTGATTGCAAAGAAGTTTAAAATTAAGAACACAACAGGATACAGCCTGAATGCCATCGTGGATTTTGATGACCCATTTGAAATTTTACAACATCTCATGGTGGGTTCAGAAGGAACGCTCGGATTTATATCAGAGGTAACCTATCGAACGGTTATTGAACCTAAATACAAAGCGACAGCGCTTGCTATGTTCCCAAGTTTGAAAGACGCTTGTTTGGCAACCATGGAGCTGAAAAAACAGCCTGTGTCTGCCGTAGAGCTTATGGATGAGCGTTCATTACGTTCTGTAAGTGACAAACCGGGAATGCCGGATTCAATTAAAGGTATTGCACCGGGTACTACTTCTCTTTTAATTGAAACGGCCTCAAATGACCCGTTTGAAATTGAACAGAAGGTTGAGGCAATCATTGCTTCTATTGATCATATCAACAAGATTGAGCCTGTAGAATTTTGTCACGATCCTGTTCAATGTGCTCGATTCTGGGCTGTACGTAAGGGGCTGTTCCCGGCCGTTGGAGCTGTACGTGATGTTGGAACAACGGTTATTATCGAAGACGTTGCTTTCCCAGCGGAAAGTTTTGCAGAAGGTGTAGCTCGACTGGATGAGTTGCTTAAAAAGTATAAATACGATTTGGCCATTATGTTTGGTCATGCCCTTGAAGGAAACTTGCATTTTGTCTTCACGCAGGACTTCGGCATTGATTCAGAGATTGAGCGCTATCAGGCTTTCATGGACGAAGTTTGCATAATGGTAGCGACCGAGTATAAAGGGTCACTTAAAGCTGAGCATGGCACAGGGCGCAACATGGCGCCGTTTGTTGAATTGGAGTGGGGTAAAAAAGCACATGATCTCATGCGTGAGATCAAAAAATTACTCGATCCGTATAATCTGTTGAACCCTGGTGTTATCATCAACGACGACCCTCGTGCACACCTGACAGCACTTAAACCGTTGCCAGCCGCACATGATATTGTAGATAAGTGCATTGAGTGCGGGTTCTGTGAGCCTGTTTGTCCTTCAGCAAACGTGACATTCACTCCGCGTCAGCGAATTACAAGCTTACGTGAGCTCTATCGGCTTAAAGATTCGTCTATTGATCAGAAAGAATTAAAGAAAATGTGGGCAGAGTATAATTACCTTGGCATTGAAACTTGTGCAACTGACGGGTTATGTCATACCCGTTGTCCTGTGGATATCAACACCGGCTCTATGATTAAGGAGTTACGCGCACAGCATGCCTCATCTTTTGCAAACTCTATAGCAGATTGGGTAGGACGAAATTTCAGTACGGTAGCTAAAGGTGTCCAAATTGCGCTTAAAGGAGCAAACCTTGCCCATCGCTTGTTTGGTACCCGCGTAATGGATTCTGGAGCAAACGTACTTCGTGTTGTCTCTCTGAAAAAGATTCCGCTCTGGAACAAAGAAATGCCGACAAGTGCCGGTCCGATTAAGCCTGTACCGATTAATGAAGGTAATCCGGATAAGATCGTTTATTTCCCAAGCTGCATAAGTAGAACAATGGGACCTTCTAAAGACGACTCTGAATCAACAGATATTTCGCAGAAGACAATTCAGCTCCTGCTCAAAGCAGGATACGAGGTTCTTTTCCCGTCTAATATGCAAAACCTGTGTTGTGGACAGGCCTTTGCTTCTAAAGGGTATACTGCCCAGGGTGAAACTAAGTCCAAAGAGCTTTCCGATGCGTTGCTGACTATCTCAGAAAACGGCAAATACCCAGTTCTCTGCGACACAAGTCCATGTTTGCACCGCATGCTCGATTACATGGATAAGCGCCTTACTTTGTATGATCCAATTCGTTTCTGCTTGGAATGTCTACCGGAGAGACTGGATTTCGTAAAAGTTCCTCGCAAGATCGCTATTCATCCGACATGTACTGTGCGGGAAATGAATCTTGTTGAACCGCTCGTAGAGCTCGCAAACATGTGTGCTGAAAAAGTAGTACTTCCGGACGATGTTTACTGTTGTGGCTTTGCCGGTGACAGAGGCTTCTCGTTCCCTGAGCTGAATAAAGCAGCCCTTGCTGATCTTCCAAAGCAAGTGCAGGACTGTGAAGAAGCGTATTCAACGAGTCGGACATGTGAAGTAGGGCTTAGCCTCCATTCTGGTCTCAAGTACCGGAACATAATGTATTTGGTTGATGACGCGACTGTTGTGAAGAAAGGGTAA